The following are encoded in a window of Brevibacillus sp. DP1.3A genomic DNA:
- a CDS encoding aminoglycoside phosphotransferase family protein — MDHFKNILRHHYDIDAVDVTPQQGGWSALAYKVISDQQFFFLKVYEKSRASTPKWTALIDKYVPIIQWLSRQTRLQGKLPVPLLTRNAAYKHEDDMGIYQLFAYIEGKTIGNQALNSLQVRQLAEIIAELHLYGEEIPVSTAAIKEDFRIPFAEQFREMLNEDIHRLPDDVNEIVKPFANILATRMNDLEMIAEELRGSEVKMKLCHTDIHNWNLMQSGQQLILIDWEGLRLAPVEADLMFLVDQPFFEEFMATYQMTHTNYVVNRQALEFYQIRRRLEDICELLEQLLFDEQEEQDRVGTIGHLKGELRKIEVEI; from the coding sequence ATGGATCATTTCAAAAACATATTGAGACACCATTACGATATAGACGCTGTTGATGTTACCCCTCAGCAAGGAGGATGGTCGGCGCTAGCTTATAAAGTCATCAGCGACCAGCAGTTCTTTTTCTTGAAGGTCTATGAAAAAAGTAGAGCATCTACGCCAAAGTGGACAGCGCTGATCGACAAGTATGTTCCCATTATCCAGTGGCTATCACGCCAAACCAGACTACAAGGCAAACTTCCAGTTCCGCTACTGACTAGAAACGCTGCGTATAAACATGAAGATGACATGGGTATCTATCAACTGTTTGCCTATATTGAGGGGAAAACCATTGGGAACCAAGCGTTAAACTCGTTGCAAGTTCGCCAGCTAGCAGAAATCATAGCGGAGTTGCATTTGTATGGGGAAGAAATCCCGGTCAGTACGGCTGCCATCAAGGAAGACTTCCGCATCCCATTTGCCGAGCAGTTTAGAGAAATGCTGAACGAAGATATCCACCGTCTGCCGGACGATGTGAATGAAATCGTCAAACCATTTGCCAACATACTGGCTACTCGCATGAATGATTTGGAGATGATTGCCGAGGAATTGCGAGGCAGTGAGGTGAAAATGAAGCTTTGCCATACGGACATTCACAACTGGAACCTGATGCAATCTGGTCAGCAGCTCATTCTCATAGACTGGGAAGGATTAAGGCTGGCTCCGGTAGAAGCCGATCTGATGTTTTTGGTAGATCAGCCTTTTTTTGAGGAGTTTATGGCTACCTATCAGATGACACATACAAATTATGTGGTCAATCGACAAGCGTTGGAATTCTATCAAATCCGACGTAGGTTGGAAGATATATGTGAACTACTAGAGCAGCTTTTGTTTGATGAGCAGGAGGAACAGGATCGAGTAGGGACGATCGGGCATTTGAAAGGGGAATTGAGGAAGATAGAGGTAGAGATTTAA
- a CDS encoding M4 family metallopeptidase — protein MKKSVFAVTLSFALGTSTFLPLAAQAESESIVYSAEWDTPEFIGEEFEAEDLDGEDKVWGFLEQHQDSFRIDGEVRDHFKVLDEVTDRETDMTHYRVQEMYEGIPVYGYQQTIHVNEDGNVTAFLGNYAPDLSNNDKLTEKPKLKADKAVKEAIKDLEDEIDKEVEKFEVKPKGNLYIYIHEDESYLAYEVELNFLDPQPGRWKYFIDANTGDVINKYNMLHEITGTGTGVLGDSKSFEVTKVSNTNYTAKDTTRGKGIETYNARNRYTLPGTLGSDTDNKWTDGALVDAHAYAQKTYDYYKSAHNRNSYDNNGAKLISTVHYGSNYNNAFWNGVQMVYGDGDGSVFRPLSAGLDVVAHELTHAVTEKTANLIYQNESGALNESISDIFGAMIDNDDWLMGEDVYTPGTPGDALRSLEDPTVAGDPDHYSDRYTGPNDNGGVHINSGINNKAAYLLSEGGSHHGVTVTGIGRNDTAKIYYYALTNYLNPNSNFSAMRQAAIQSATVLFGANSQQVESVKDAYDAIGVQ, from the coding sequence ATGAAAAAATCGGTTTTTGCAGTAACACTCAGCTTCGCATTAGGTACTTCTACCTTCCTGCCGCTAGCTGCGCAGGCCGAATCCGAAAGCATCGTCTATAGCGCTGAGTGGGATACCCCCGAATTTATTGGAGAAGAGTTCGAGGCAGAAGATCTGGATGGCGAAGACAAAGTTTGGGGATTCCTGGAGCAACATCAAGATTCCTTCCGCATTGACGGAGAAGTGAGAGATCACTTTAAAGTGCTTGATGAAGTGACAGACAGAGAGACAGACATGACTCACTACCGCGTACAAGAAATGTACGAAGGCATCCCGGTCTATGGTTATCAGCAGACGATTCACGTAAACGAGGATGGAAATGTAACGGCATTCCTCGGTAACTACGCGCCTGACCTGTCAAACAATGATAAGCTGACGGAAAAACCAAAACTCAAGGCAGATAAAGCGGTCAAAGAGGCCATCAAGGATTTGGAGGATGAGATTGACAAAGAAGTGGAGAAGTTCGAGGTGAAGCCAAAAGGGAACCTCTATATCTACATCCACGAAGATGAATCGTATTTGGCTTACGAAGTGGAGCTGAATTTCCTCGATCCGCAGCCAGGGCGTTGGAAGTATTTCATCGATGCAAACACTGGTGACGTGATCAACAAATACAATATGCTCCATGAGATTACAGGAACGGGTACGGGGGTACTTGGTGACTCTAAGTCCTTCGAAGTAACGAAAGTAAGCAATACAAACTACACGGCGAAAGATACAACGCGCGGCAAGGGAATTGAGACGTACAATGCACGGAACAGATACACCCTCCCAGGCACGCTTGGCTCTGATACCGATAACAAATGGACAGATGGAGCACTTGTCGACGCTCATGCCTATGCACAGAAAACCTACGATTACTACAAAAGTGCACATAACCGCAACAGCTATGACAACAACGGTGCGAAATTGATTTCTACTGTCCATTACGGTAGCAACTACAACAACGCATTCTGGAACGGCGTGCAAATGGTATACGGGGATGGAGATGGAAGCGTATTCCGCCCATTGTCTGCTGGCTTGGATGTCGTTGCACATGAATTAACACATGCCGTTACAGAAAAAACAGCCAATCTGATCTATCAAAATGAGTCCGGTGCGTTAAATGAATCCATCTCTGACATCTTCGGGGCAATGATTGACAACGATGATTGGCTGATGGGTGAAGATGTATACACACCAGGAACGCCTGGAGATGCACTGCGCTCTCTCGAAGATCCAACAGTTGCTGGTGATCCTGACCACTACAGCGATCGCTACACGGGTCCAAATGACAACGGAGGCGTACACATTAACAGCGGTATCAACAACAAAGCGGCATATCTCCTCTCAGAGGGTGGTTCGCACCACGGTGTAACGGTCACAGGCATCGGTCGCAATGACACAGCAAAAATCTACTACTACGCTCTAACAAACTACCTCAATCCAAACTCTAATTTCTCCGCTATGCGACAAGCAGCTATTCAATCCGCTACAGTTCTTTTCGGTGCTAATTCCCAACAAGTAGAATCAGTAAAAGATGCGTATGATGCCATTGGAGTGCAATAA
- a CDS encoding M4 family metallopeptidase, whose translation MKKSVFAVTLSFALGTSTFLPLAAQAESESIVYSAEWDTPEFIGEEFEAEDLDGEDKVWGFLEQHQDSFRIDGEVRDHFKVLDEVTDRETDMTHYRVQEMYEGIPVFGYQQTIHVNEDGNVTAFLGNYAPNLADNDKLTKKPKLKADKAVKEAIKDLEDEIDEKVEKFEVKPKGNLYVYIHEDQSYLAYEVELNFLDPLPGRWKYFIDAHSGDVINKYNMLHEITGTGTGVLGDTKSFEVTKVSNTNYTAKDTTRGKGIETYNARNRLVQPGTLGSDSDNNWTDGALVDAHAHAQATYDYYKNAHNRNSFDNKGAKIISTVHYGRNDNRAFWNGVQITYGDGDGRLFRPFSAGLDVVAHELTHAVTERTAGLIYENESGALNESMSDIFGAMIDNDDWLIGEDVYTPETPGDALRSLEDPTVAGDPDHYSNRYIGQADEGGVHTNSGINNKAAYLLAEGGTHSGVTVTGIGRDDTAKIYYYTLTNYLNPNSNFSAMRQAAIQSATALFGANSQQVESVKDAYDAIGVQ comes from the coding sequence ATGAAAAAATCGGTTTTTGCAGTAACACTCAGCTTCGCATTAGGTACTTCTACATTCCTGCCGCTAGCTGCGCAGGCCGAATCCGAAAGCATCGTCTATAGTGCTGAGTGGGATACCCCCGAATTTATCGGAGAAGAGTTCGAGGCAGAAGATCTGGATGGCGAAGACAAAGTTTGGGGATTCCTGGAGCAACATCAAGATTCCTTCCGTATTGATGGAGAAGTGAGAGACCACTTTAAAGTGCTTGATGAAGTGACAGACAGAGAGACAGATATGACTCACTACCGCGTGCAAGAAATGTACGAAGGTATCCCGGTCTTTGGTTATCAGCAGACGATTCACGTAAACGAGGATGGAAATGTAACAGCATTCCTCGGGAACTACGCACCTAACTTGGCAGATAATGATAAGCTTACGAAAAAACCAAAGCTCAAGGCAGATAAGGCAGTCAAAGAGGCCATCAAGGATTTGGAGGATGAGATCGACGAAAAAGTGGAGAAGTTCGAGGTGAAGCCAAAAGGGAACCTCTACGTATATATCCACGAAGATCAATCGTATTTGGCTTACGAAGTGGAACTGAATTTCCTCGATCCGCTACCAGGCCGTTGGAAGTATTTCATCGACGCGCATTCGGGTGATGTGATTAACAAATACAATATGCTCCATGAGATTACAGGGACGGGTACAGGAGTACTAGGTGACACCAAATCATTCGAAGTAACGAAAGTAAGCAATACCAACTATACGGCGAAAGATACGACGCGCGGCAAGGGAATCGAAACGTACAATGCACGCAACAGATTAGTCCAACCTGGTACTCTTGGTTCTGACTCGGATAACAACTGGACAGATGGAGCACTTGTCGACGCTCATGCCCATGCTCAGGCAACCTACGATTACTACAAAAACGCACATAACCGTAACAGCTTTGACAACAAGGGTGCGAAAATCATCTCTACAGTCCATTACGGTAGAAACGATAACCGCGCATTCTGGAACGGCGTACAAATAACATACGGGGATGGAGATGGACGCTTATTCCGCCCATTTTCCGCTGGCTTGGATGTCGTTGCTCATGAATTAACTCACGCTGTCACAGAACGAACAGCCGGTCTGATCTATGAAAACGAGTCTGGTGCGCTGAACGAATCCATGTCTGACATCTTCGGGGCGATGATTGATAATGACGATTGGTTAATAGGTGAAGATGTATACACGCCAGAAACGCCAGGAGACGCACTGCGCTCTCTCGAAGATCCAACAGTGGCTGGCGATCCTGACCACTACAGCAATCGATACATCGGTCAAGCAGATGAGGGAGGCGTTCACACTAACAGCGGGATCAACAACAAAGCGGCATATCTCCTCGCAGAGGGTGGCACACACTCCGGTGTAACGGTCACAGGCATTGGACGAGATGACACAGCAAAAATTTACTACTACACACTAACAAACTACCTCAATCCAAACTCTAACTTCTCTGCTATGCGACAAGCAGCGATTCAATCTGCGACAGCTCTGTTCGGCGCCAATTCCCAGCAAGTAGAATCTGTAAAAGATGCGTATGACGCAATTGGCGTACAATAA
- a CDS encoding HXXEE domain-containing protein yields the protein MLELSHLIWLFLVVFMFHDFEEIVMVEGWVRAKKDIIRQTVPERLMKIIEPSLSMNTAQFAVAVSCVFAVLSAAVILTVTTLSAGTYLPFFLVCLHVMFLHVFMHVGHTVVLRTYTPGVVTAVALVLPYSLYTYD from the coding sequence ATGCTGGAGCTGTCCCATCTGATTTGGCTGTTTTTGGTCGTTTTCATGTTTCATGATTTCGAGGAGATCGTGATGGTAGAAGGCTGGGTGCGAGCAAAAAAAGACATCATTAGACAGACTGTGCCAGAACGGCTTATGAAGATAATAGAGCCTTCACTTTCGATGAACACGGCGCAATTTGCGGTCGCAGTCTCTTGTGTTTTCGCGGTTTTATCGGCAGCGGTCATCCTGACTGTCACGACACTTTCGGCTGGAACGTACCTCCCGTTTTTTCTGGTTTGTTTGCACGTGATGTTTCTCCATGTGTTCATGCATGTTGGTCATACCGTTGTCCTTCGCACGTACACACCTGGTGTGGTGACGGCTGTGGCATTGGTTTTACCGTATAGTTTGTACACGTATGATTGA
- a CDS encoding TetR/AcrR family transcriptional regulator codes for MTNDKLSKGELSRNRLLAAAASEFAAKGFHRTRVSDIVKTAGLTQASFYQYFDSKEGLYQQLTDTFVTKLWELADSGQKVTALTKEDVFHQVRENLLALFRFFQEQPDLTRIVLYQAEEGEALHRKLASIVAVNLRQNQTAGHVRVELSVEVAAEAMIAVVDRMTTRYLLTGEKTAEQLADDAVSFLAYGILQANE; via the coding sequence ATGACCAATGACAAATTGTCGAAAGGGGAGTTGAGTCGCAATCGGTTGCTTGCGGCGGCAGCTTCTGAGTTCGCAGCAAAAGGCTTTCATCGTACACGGGTGAGTGACATCGTGAAAACAGCAGGCTTGACACAGGCGTCGTTTTACCAGTATTTCGACAGCAAGGAAGGCTTGTATCAGCAGTTGACGGACACATTCGTCACCAAGCTATGGGAATTGGCGGATAGCGGTCAAAAGGTAACGGCTTTGACGAAGGAAGATGTTTTCCATCAGGTACGAGAGAATCTGCTCGCTTTGTTCCGCTTTTTTCAGGAGCAGCCTGATTTGACTCGGATCGTGCTGTATCAGGCAGAAGAGGGCGAAGCGCTGCATCGTAAGCTGGCTTCGATTGTTGCTGTCAACTTGCGACAAAATCAGACTGCTGGGCACGTCCGTGTTGAGTTGTCTGTGGAGGTGGCGGCAGAGGCAATGATCGCAGTCGTAGACCGCATGACGACGCGGTATTTGCTGACGGGTGAGAAAACAGCGGAGCAGCTTGCGGACGACGCGGTATCTTTTTTGGCATATGGAATTTTGCAGGCAAACGAATAG
- a CDS encoding ArsR family transcriptional regulator has product MKEGILLKLRLGVIGADDSLAIIESVMREFPEIEYLPIVYWKEEEILDLIMPHVDEVDMWLFSGQVPYAMVSESGKVQVPMAYVPHLGASLYRTLLHLSHQLGIRVDEVSFDTFSPEELVHFMDEAGIAGGYKWLKHYEGAISADELADYHEQLWRAGKTKVAVTCLRTADVELARRGVPVHRVVPTRAGVISVIHMLLRTHEMLHFKDTQIAVQMMEIDPFRELAGGNFSTDEWQNAEIKTMEKLLRYAKHLQGSLKTAGPGRYVIFTTRGNLQEVTRDYATMPDLEELFGIRADLVTCGIGIGKTAYEAEIHGGAALLHAKERGTGNWMVFFDDKSVVGPLGRDEQITYRYDSEKLQELSQLTSLSVMTLAKLYSILKKRGSQEIHATELASYLQILPRSARRILIELESKGLAQVIREENPHPRGRPRKVYRIVWQSQL; this is encoded by the coding sequence GTGAAAGAGGGAATTTTGTTGAAGCTGCGACTAGGCGTAATAGGCGCGGATGATTCACTTGCCATCATCGAATCAGTCATGCGAGAGTTTCCCGAAATTGAATACTTGCCGATTGTTTATTGGAAGGAAGAAGAGATCCTCGATCTGATCATGCCGCATGTGGATGAGGTGGATATGTGGCTTTTCTCCGGACAGGTCCCTTATGCCATGGTGAGCGAGTCAGGCAAGGTCCAAGTGCCGATGGCTTATGTGCCTCATCTCGGTGCGAGCTTGTACAGAACCTTGCTTCACCTGTCCCATCAATTGGGAATCCGGGTGGATGAAGTGAGCTTTGATACATTTTCACCAGAAGAACTGGTGCATTTTATGGATGAAGCGGGTATCGCTGGTGGTTACAAATGGCTCAAGCATTACGAGGGAGCAATCTCAGCCGATGAACTGGCGGATTACCACGAACAGCTTTGGAGGGCAGGCAAGACAAAGGTGGCTGTCACCTGCTTGCGGACAGCAGATGTAGAGCTGGCACGGAGAGGTGTCCCTGTACATCGGGTTGTGCCGACACGTGCAGGCGTGATTTCGGTTATTCACATGCTTTTGCGAACGCACGAAATGCTTCACTTCAAAGATACCCAAATTGCCGTGCAGATGATGGAGATTGATCCATTTCGCGAGCTTGCGGGTGGCAACTTTTCCACAGATGAATGGCAAAATGCCGAGATCAAGACGATGGAAAAGCTGTTGCGCTACGCGAAGCATTTGCAAGGCTCACTAAAGACAGCAGGTCCCGGACGCTACGTCATTTTTACAACGCGGGGCAATCTGCAAGAAGTGACCCGTGACTATGCGACCATGCCGGATTTGGAAGAGCTGTTTGGCATTCGCGCTGATCTGGTGACGTGCGGAATTGGGATCGGCAAGACTGCTTATGAAGCAGAAATCCACGGTGGCGCAGCTTTGCTGCACGCCAAAGAGCGCGGGACAGGCAACTGGATGGTCTTCTTTGATGACAAAAGCGTCGTAGGGCCGCTTGGTCGTGATGAACAGATCACCTATCGGTATGACTCAGAAAAGCTGCAAGAGCTTAGCCAGCTTACCTCTTTAAGTGTCATGACGCTCGCCAAGCTTTACTCCATACTCAAAAAGCGAGGCTCTCAGGAAATTCATGCGACAGAATTAGCCTCATATCTACAAATTCTGCCACGAAGCGCCAGACGAATCCTGATTGAACTGGAGTCAAAGGGACTAGCGCAGGTGATCAGAGAAGAAAACCCACACCCGCGGGGCAGACCGCGAAAGGTGTATCGGATCGTATGGCAATCGCAATTGTAA
- a CDS encoding class I SAM-dependent methyltransferase: MNEEITFNSKMVLAYDANTRISIPTYDFLFTMVQSYFRAQLGEKEASLLVVGAGGGNEFSAWGPSNPKWTFTGVDPSAEMLAMAKNKTVQLGLESRVQLIQGTIEDVPHSDSKYDAASCILVLHFINDVPEKLKLLRAIKEHLKPGAPFVLVSAYGDLDDAELRNRLNIWKSFFLDVGYESAKVEEMGNTIMTKASFLSEPKIEQLLREAGFTNIGRFHSTGLFGGWICHAE; encoded by the coding sequence ATGAACGAAGAAATTACATTCAACTCCAAAATGGTTCTTGCGTACGATGCTAACACGCGAATCTCGATTCCCACCTATGATTTTTTATTCACGATGGTCCAATCCTATTTTCGAGCTCAATTGGGGGAAAAAGAGGCATCATTGCTCGTCGTTGGTGCGGGCGGTGGAAATGAATTTTCTGCATGGGGACCCTCTAATCCAAAATGGACGTTCACCGGAGTCGATCCTTCTGCCGAGATGCTTGCGATGGCGAAAAACAAAACCGTCCAACTGGGGTTGGAAAGCCGCGTCCAGCTCATTCAGGGAACAATTGAGGATGTTCCTCATTCAGACTCGAAGTACGATGCGGCGAGTTGTATCTTGGTTCTGCACTTCATTAACGATGTGCCGGAGAAGCTGAAGCTGCTCAGGGCCATTAAGGAGCATTTGAAACCGGGGGCTCCCTTCGTACTGGTTAGTGCGTACGGAGACCTCGATGATGCCGAACTTCGAAACAGATTAAACATATGGAAAAGCTTTTTTTTGGATGTGGGATACGAATCAGCGAAAGTAGAAGAGATGGGTAATACCATCATGACAAAAGCTTCTTTTCTATCTGAACCTAAAATCGAACAGCTATTGAGAGAAGCTGGCTTTACGAATATAGGCAGGTTTCATTCTACGGGACTTTTTGGGGGATGGATTTGTCATGCGGAATGA